In a single window of the Thunnus maccoyii chromosome 7, fThuMac1.1, whole genome shotgun sequence genome:
- the jak3 gene encoding tyrosine-protein kinase JAK2 codes for MDLSEEESAPLMIRDRGGSQRSSSSAGQSLQVHLYFFPATKDAITIHISSGQVSAENVCIQAAKKCGILPVYQSLFGLASGDLSFWYPPSHMFNTEENLQVHFRVRFFFGNWFAQGPRTSYRYSMTRDTISPVLDYCVIDYLFAQLRNDFIASEAGVSPPLSTQEECLGLAVLDLWRMAKERHQSVREVCKNVSYKSCLPKSHRHAIQKRNRLDRYRIRNTLKCFLKKLGNCSVDECSLKIKYLIELAVIEPSVGCETFQVKASSSHSKSSVTLVRVTGETGIQISGSCEPDGALEWHTFCDFQEITDISIMRGCHEQVSQDSRMVTITRKDDRYLEAKFQSLKEAFSFVSLVDGYFRLTTDSSHYFCQDIAPPSILEGIKYHCHGPITSEFAVNKLKKSGFKGGTFLLRQSPQIYDNFFLTVCVQTPLGLDYKDCLIIKNEHYSLPGVLKSFNSLPELTSYYQHNKLLLAEVPVKLAHCCPPRPKELTNLIIIRNSSSVETQGSPTPERNKFSHIQFHMIRYDDLKWDESLGQGSFTRIFKGYKTDTRDGEKHTTEVLLKELDVGHKNCWESFFEAASLMSQISHKHLLHVYGVSVYGAKNIMVQEFVKYGALDLYLKRGRSVSVSWKLDVAKQLASALNFLEEKGIVHGNICTKNLLLAREGDLSQGSSPFIKLSDPGINVAMLGKDVILDRIPWVAPEVLEAPDNLTLESDKWSFGATVWEIFNGGNAPLRGWDLDKKQQFYESFQQLPPSQWTELADLISQCMDYQAAFRPSCRSIIRQLNSLITSDYVILATEPVTQSPVWRALSPAQHDQTLFEERHLRYISPLGKGNFGSVELCRYDPLGDNTGELVAVKKLQPNKQSTLEDFQKEVNTLSVLHCDYIVKYRGVCYSMGRLSMSLVMEYLPYGSLIGYLENNRHINTRRMLLFASQICKGMAYLQTLRYVHRDLAARNILVASESLVKIADFGLTKIIPSDKEYYRVTQPGESPIFWYAPESINESRFSHKSDVWSFGVVLHELFSYCDMNINPKRLCMQEIGHNVQGPSISMHLANILKNNWRLPSPPNCPLKVYSLMKQCWAYNFEERPCFPTLGDQIETIMQDERENLKG; via the exons ATGGATCTCAGTGAGGAGGAGTCAGCACCTCTGATGATCAGAGACCGGGGAGGCAGCCAGAGGTCCAGTTCTAGCGCTGGTCAGAGTTTACAAGTACACCTCTACTTCTTCCCTGCCACAAAGGATGCAATAACGATACACATATCATCTGGCCAAGTCTCTGCTGAAAATGTCTGCATCCAAGCCGCCAAAAAATGTG GAATCTTACCTGTGTACCAAAGTCTTTTTGGTTTGGCATCTGGGGATCTCTCATTTTGGTACCCTCCGTCGCACATGTTCAACACAGAAGAAAACTTACAAGTCCACTTCAGAGTCAG GTTTTTCTTTGGAAACTGGTTTGCACAAGGACCAAGAACATCGTATCGCTACAGTATGACCAGAGACACAATCAGTCCAGTGCTTGACTACTGTGTCATTGATTATCTCTTTGCTCAG TTGCGAAATGACTTTATCGCAAGTGAGGCAGGGGTGTCTCCACCTTTGAGCACCCAGGAGGAATGCCTCGGCCTTGCAGTGCTGGACTTGTGGAGAATGGCTAAAGAGCGCCATCAGAGTGTAAGAGAGGTCTGCAAGAATGTCAG CTACAAATCATGCCTTCCTAAGTCACATCGACATGCGATCCAGAAACGCAACCGCCTGGATCGTTATCGAATCCGAAACACCCTcaagtgttttttaaagaagCTTGGGAACTGCTCGGTGGATGAGTGCAGCTTGAAAATCAAGTACCTGATCGAGCTGGCTGTCATTGAACCTTCTGTGGGATGCGAAACCTTCCAAGTGAAAGCTTCTTCTTCCCATTCAAAGTCATCTGTCACTCTTGTGCGGGTCACTGGGGAAACTGGAATTCAAATCAGTGGAAGTTGTGAGCCTGATGGTGCACTG GAGTGGCATACCTTCTGTGATTTCCAAGAAATCACTGACATCAGTATAATGAGGGGGTGCCATGAACAGGTTTCCCAAGACAGCAGGATGGTGACAATAACTCGCAAAGATGACAGATACTTG GAGGCCAAGTTCCAGAGTCTTAAAGaagcattttcatttgtgtCACTTGTTGATGGCTACTTCAGACTGACCACAGACTCAAGCCACTACTTCTGTCAAGACATTGCCCCGCCAAGTATTCTGGAGGGCATCAAATACCACTGTCATGGCCCAATCAC ATCAGAGTTTGCagtcaacaaactgaaaaagtcGGGATTTAAAGGTGGCACCTTCCTTCTCCGGCAGAGTCCCCAGATCTATGACAACTTCTTCCTCACTGTTTGTGTTCAG ACTCCACTCGGACTTGACTATAAAGACTGTCTCATTATTAAGAATGAGCACTACAGCCTTCCTGGTGTCCTGAAATCATTTAACAGCTTGCCAGAGCTCACCAGCTATTATCAACACAACAAGCTGCTGCTGGCAGAAGTACCTGTGAAGTTGGCCCATTGCTGTCCGCCCCGACCCAAAG AGCTTACAAATCTCATCATCATACGCAACAGCAGCTCTGTAGAAACTCAAGGGTCACCAACACCTGAAAGGAACAAATTCAGTCACATCCAGTTCCACATGATCAGATATGATGACCTAAAATGG GATGAAAGCCTCGGACAAGGATCCTTCACTCGAATTTTCAAAGGCTACAAAACAGACACGCGTGATGGGGAGAAACACACAACCGAAGTTCTACTGAAAGAGCTCGATGTGGGTCACAAGAACTGCTGGGAG TCATTCTTTGAAGCTGCCAGCTTAATGAGTCAGATTTCACATAAACACCTCCTCCATGTTTATGGTGTTAGTGTTTATGGAGCAAAAA ACATAATGGTGCAAGAGTTTGTCAAGTACGGGGCCCTCGACCTTTACTTGAAGAGAGGGAGATCTGTGTCGGTGAGCTGGAAACTTGACGTAGCCAAACAGCTTGCGTCTGCCCTCAACTTTCTG GAAGAAAAGGGCATCGTTCATGGAAATATCTGTACCAAAAATCTGCTGCTGGCCAGAGAAGGTGACCTATCACAGGGCAGCTCTCCTTTCATCAAGCTGAGTGATCCAGGCATCAATGTAGCAATGCTGGGCAAAGATG TTATCCTGGACAGAATTCCCTGGGTGGCCCCTGAGGTGCTCGAGGCTCCAGATAACCTGACCCTGGAGTCTGATAAGTGGAGCTTTGGTGCCACTGTGTGGGAAATCTTCAACGGTGGGAACGCTCCACTGCGAGGCTGGGACCTGGACAAG AAGCAGCAGTTTTATGAGAGCTTCCAGCAGCTGCCTCCTTCCCAGTGGACAGAGCTAGCCGATCTGATCAGTCAGTGTATGGACTACCAGGCAGCCTTCAGACCTTCTTGTCGAAGTATTATCCGTCAACTCAACAGTCTGATCACTTCAG ACTATGTGATTCTCGCTACTGAGCCTGTCACACAGAGCCCAGTGTGGAGAGCCCTCAGCCCCGCTCAGCACGACCAGACATTATTTGAGGAGAGACACCTACGTTACATCTCCCCACTGGGAAAA GGAAACTTCGGCAGTGTTGAACTTTGTCGTTATGACCCGTTGGGTGATAACACTGGTGAGCTGGTCGCTGTGAAGAAATTGCAGCCTAATAAGCAGTCGACTCTGGAGGATTTCCAGAAGGAGGTCAACACCCTCAGTGTTTTGCACTGTGACTACATTGTCAAATACAGAGGAGTGTGCTACAGCATGG GTCGCCTCAGTATGAGTTTGGTGATGGAGTACCTACCCTATGGCAGCCTTATTGGCTACTTGGAGAATAACCGACACATCAACACCAGGCGCATGCTACTTTTTGCTTCACAGATCTGTAAG GGGATGGCGTACCTGCAGACCCTACGTTATGTGCATCGAGACCTTGCAGCAAGAAACATTCTTGTGGCCAGTGAATCACTGGTGAAAATTGCTGATTTTGGGCTGACCAAGATTATTCCTTCTGACAAGGAGTACTACCGAGTCACACAGCCTGGAGAGAGCCCAATCTTCTG GTACGCTCCAGAGTCCATAAATGAGTCCAGATTCTCCCACAAATCAGACGTCTGGAGTTTTGGAGTCGTTCTTCACGAGCTCTTCTCCTACTGCGATATGAACATCAACCCAAAAAGA